One window from the genome of bacterium HR11 encodes:
- the cusA gene encoding Cation efflux system protein CusA produces MIARIIEWSARNPGLVLLGTLAAVLWGIYAVGHVPLDAIPDLSDPQVIIYTEWPEQNPSVIEDQVTYPIVTTFLAAPRVQVVRGFSFFGVSFVYVIFEKGTDIYWARSRTLEYLQTVRQKLPPGVEPRLGPDATGLGWGFMYALVDRTGRHDLAQLRTLQDFYVKYALESVPGVAEVASLGGFVRQYQVTLDPNKLLAYRVSLETVMEAIRNSNRETGARVLEVGGREYMIRARGYVQSLRDLEEVVVKVNDAGVPVRLRDLGAVQFGPEIRRGVAELNGEGEVVGGIVVVRYGQNVLEVVERVKRKLAELRPSLPPGVEVVVTYDRSDLIHKAIATLTDELLKISVVVSAVCLVFLLHLPSAFVIITVLPVAVLMGFIAMYHLNISANVMSLGGIAIAIGAMVDSAIIMVEQAHKRLEEWERRGRPEPRAAVIVRAAQEVGPSLFFALLVITVSFLPIFTLEAQEGRLFKPLAYTKTFSMLFASFVAITLTPVMMVAFIRGKIRPEERNPVSRFLHRVYEPTLRFGLRHRWAVLAVVLALMVSAVWAFRQLGKEFMPPLWEESYLYMPVTIPGASVTTVTQLLQVTDRIIRQFPEVALVFGKAGRAETATDPAPLEMFETTILLKPPSQWRPGMTPEKLQQALNDALQIPGLSNIWTMPIRNRIDMLTTGIRTPIGIKVFGTDLNEIERIGREIETVLRRVPGTRNVFAERVGQGYYLDLVVNRAEAARYGLNVADVQNVFQAAVGGMNVTTTVEGRERYPVLVRYSRGLRDDVEKLKRVLIDTPTGAQIPLSAVADLRWAVGPSMIKSEEGYLVGYVFVDMTGRDVGGYVEEAKRVVQASVKLPPGYRLEWSGQYEYMARVWRRMRLVVPLTLFIVVLLLYLNTRSAVETAIVLLAVPFSLIGAFWLLYLLKYNLSVAVWTGIIALLGLDAETGVVMLLYLTLSYRHWQAEGRLQKLSDFVECIMEGAVQRVRPKMMTVGTILAGLIPVLFASGVGADVWRRMAAPMVGGVVSSLLMELLVYPVLFYMWKRATELKGLR; encoded by the coding sequence ATGATCGCCCGCATCATCGAATGGAGCGCCAGGAATCCGGGCCTCGTCCTGCTGGGGACGCTGGCGGCCGTCCTGTGGGGTATTTATGCCGTCGGCCACGTCCCCCTGGACGCCATCCCGGACCTGTCGGACCCCCAGGTCATCATCTACACGGAGTGGCCCGAGCAGAACCCTTCGGTCATCGAGGACCAGGTGACCTATCCCATCGTGACGACGTTCCTGGCGGCCCCACGGGTCCAGGTCGTCCGGGGCTTTTCCTTCTTTGGGGTCTCCTTCGTGTACGTCATCTTCGAAAAGGGGACCGACATCTACTGGGCCCGAAGCCGGACGCTCGAATACCTCCAGACGGTCCGCCAGAAGCTCCCACCGGGCGTCGAACCCCGCCTGGGCCCCGACGCGACGGGCCTTGGCTGGGGCTTCATGTACGCCCTCGTCGACCGCACGGGCCGCCACGACCTGGCCCAGCTCCGGACGCTTCAGGACTTCTACGTCAAGTATGCCCTCGAAAGCGTCCCGGGCGTCGCCGAGGTCGCCAGCCTCGGGGGCTTCGTCCGCCAGTATCAGGTCACGCTGGACCCCAACAAGCTCCTGGCCTACCGGGTTTCCCTTGAGACCGTCATGGAGGCCATCCGGAACTCGAACCGGGAGACGGGGGCCCGGGTCTTAGAGGTCGGCGGGCGGGAGTACATGATCCGGGCCCGGGGCTACGTCCAGAGCCTGCGGGACCTGGAGGAGGTCGTCGTCAAGGTCAACGACGCCGGCGTGCCCGTCCGGCTTCGGGACCTCGGGGCGGTCCAGTTCGGGCCGGAAATCCGGCGGGGCGTCGCCGAGCTCAACGGCGAGGGCGAGGTCGTCGGCGGCATCGTCGTCGTCCGGTACGGCCAGAACGTCCTGGAGGTCGTCGAGCGGGTCAAGCGGAAGCTCGCCGAGCTCCGGCCGAGCCTCCCGCCCGGCGTCGAGGTCGTCGTCACCTACGACCGGAGCGACCTCATCCACAAGGCCATCGCCACGCTGACCGACGAGCTCCTCAAGATTTCGGTCGTCGTGTCGGCCGTGTGTCTCGTCTTTCTCCTTCACCTGCCGAGCGCCTTCGTCATCATCACGGTCCTGCCCGTCGCCGTCCTGATGGGCTTCATCGCCATGTACCATCTGAACATTTCGGCCAACGTGATGTCCCTGGGCGGCATCGCCATCGCCATCGGGGCGATGGTCGATTCGGCCATCATCATGGTCGAGCAGGCCCACAAGCGGCTCGAGGAGTGGGAGCGCCGGGGCCGGCCGGAGCCGCGGGCGGCCGTCATCGTCCGGGCGGCCCAGGAGGTCGGGCCGAGTCTGTTCTTTGCGCTCCTGGTCATCACGGTCAGCTTTCTGCCGATCTTCACGCTGGAAGCCCAGGAGGGCCGGCTGTTCAAGCCCCTGGCGTACACGAAGACGTTCTCGATGCTGTTCGCCTCCTTCGTGGCCATCACCCTGACGCCGGTCATGATGGTCGCTTTCATCCGGGGGAAGATTCGACCCGAGGAACGGAATCCCGTCAGCCGATTCCTTCACCGGGTGTATGAGCCGACCCTGCGGTTCGGCCTGCGGCACCGATGGGCCGTCCTGGCCGTCGTCTTGGCCCTGATGGTCTCGGCCGTCTGGGCCTTCCGCCAGTTGGGCAAAGAATTCATGCCGCCCCTGTGGGAGGAGTCATACCTTTATATGCCCGTGACGATCCCGGGCGCCTCCGTGACGACCGTCACCCAACTCCTTCAGGTGACGGACCGTATCATCCGGCAGTTCCCGGAGGTCGCCCTCGTCTTCGGCAAGGCCGGCCGGGCCGAGACGGCGACCGACCCGGCGCCCCTGGAGATGTTCGAGACGACGATCCTGCTCAAGCCGCCGTCCCAGTGGCGGCCCGGGATGACGCCCGAAAAACTCCAGCAGGCCCTCAACGACGCCCTCCAGATTCCGGGTCTCAGCAACATCTGGACGATGCCGATCCGGAACCGCATCGACATGCTGACGACGGGTATCCGGACACCCATTGGCATCAAGGTCTTCGGGACGGACTTGAACGAGATTGAACGCATCGGCCGGGAAATCGAGACCGTCCTCCGGCGGGTCCCCGGGACCCGCAACGTGTTCGCCGAACGGGTCGGCCAGGGCTACTATCTCGACCTCGTCGTGAACCGAGCCGAGGCGGCCCGATACGGGCTGAACGTCGCCGACGTCCAGAACGTCTTCCAGGCGGCCGTCGGGGGCATGAACGTGACGACGACCGTCGAGGGGCGGGAGCGGTATCCCGTCCTGGTCCGATATAGCCGGGGCCTGCGGGACGACGTCGAAAAGCTCAAGCGGGTCCTCATCGACACACCGACGGGCGCCCAGATCCCCCTGTCGGCCGTCGCCGATCTCCGGTGGGCCGTCGGGCCGTCCATGATCAAGAGCGAGGAGGGTTACCTCGTCGGCTACGTGTTCGTCGACATGACGGGCCGGGACGTCGGGGGCTACGTCGAGGAGGCCAAGCGGGTCGTCCAGGCGAGCGTGAAGCTCCCGCCGGGCTACCGCCTCGAGTGGTCCGGCCAGTACGAGTACATGGCCCGGGTCTGGCGGCGGATGCGGCTCGTCGTCCCCCTGACGCTCTTCATCGTCGTCCTGCTTCTGTACTTGAATACCCGCTCGGCCGTCGAGACGGCCATCGTCCTGCTGGCCGTGCCGTTCTCGCTGATCGGGGCCTTCTGGCTGTTATACCTCCTGAAGTACAACCTGTCGGTCGCCGTCTGGACGGGGATCATCGCCCTGCTCGGCCTGGACGCCGAGACGGGCGTCGTCATGCTGTTGTACCTGACCCTGAGCTACCGTCACTGGCAAGCCGAGGGTCGGCTCCAGAAGCTGAGTGATTTCGTCGAGTGTATCATGGAGGGCGCCGTCCAGCGGGTCCGGCCCAAGATGATGACGGTCGGGACCATCCTGGCCGGGCTGATTCCCGTCCTCTTCGCCAGCGGCGTCGGGGCCGACGTGTGGCGACGGATGGCGGCCCCGATGGTCGGGGGCGTCGTGTCGTCCCTGCTGATGGAACTCCTGGTCTATCCCGTCTTATTCTATATGTGGAAGCGGGCCACGGAGCTGAAAGGACTGAGATAA
- the cusB gene encoding Cation efflux system protein CusB codes for MRIRRWIYGVIGLGVLVAIAAAVGFYGRWGRKAPEGPQASPGLHAGHGAGPTAPGERKILYWYDPMHPWIRSDKPGKAPDCGMDLVPKYADEAGPGEAPGAVYISPARQQLIGVRTGPVVRRPVRKVLRTVGIVAVDETLIHHIHTRISGWVRHVYVSFAGQFVQKGQPVLDIYSPDVLATEQEYVLALRLRDSLQDADPEARRQAEQAVRDAVQRLRLWDIPPDEIDRLERTRQPAEVVHIRTDMTGYVMDLNVRHGMYVTPEMEIYKIADLRRVWVQIVVYESDLEFVQVGQPVRVTARSYPDRAWTGVVDYVYPDVDPQTRTVKVRLSLPNPGYVLKPGMYVDAELQRDLGERLVVPAEAVIDTGVRQYVFVVREGHYFEPRPIRTGARVEDGYVVLEGLQEGDVVVTSAQFLIDSESQLKAALEAFTAHGEHGR; via the coding sequence ATGCGGATCCGACGGTGGATATACGGCGTCATCGGATTGGGGGTCCTGGTGGCCATCGCCGCGGCCGTGGGGTTCTACGGCCGATGGGGCCGGAAGGCTCCGGAGGGACCCCAGGCGTCCCCGGGGCTCCATGCGGGTCATGGGGCCGGTCCGACAGCCCCGGGGGAGCGGAAAATCCTGTACTGGTACGACCCGATGCATCCGTGGATTCGGTCCGACAAGCCGGGGAAGGCGCCCGACTGCGGGATGGACCTCGTCCCCAAGTATGCCGACGAGGCCGGTCCCGGGGAAGCGCCCGGGGCCGTCTACATTTCCCCGGCCCGTCAGCAACTCATCGGCGTCCGCACGGGTCCCGTCGTCCGACGTCCCGTCCGAAAGGTCCTCCGGACGGTCGGGATCGTCGCCGTCGATGAGACCCTGATTCATCACATCCACACCCGTATCTCCGGCTGGGTCCGCCACGTGTACGTCAGCTTCGCCGGGCAGTTCGTCCAGAAGGGCCAGCCCGTCTTGGACATCTACAGTCCCGACGTCCTGGCGACCGAGCAGGAGTATGTGCTGGCCCTGCGTTTGCGGGACAGCCTCCAGGACGCCGACCCCGAGGCCCGTCGGCAGGCCGAGCAGGCCGTCCGGGACGCCGTCCAGCGCCTCCGTCTGTGGGACATCCCGCCGGACGAGATCGATCGCCTCGAGCGGACCCGCCAGCCCGCCGAGGTCGTCCATATCCGGACCGACATGACCGGCTATGTCATGGACCTTAACGTCCGCCACGGGATGTACGTCACACCCGAGATGGAAATTTACAAGATCGCCGACCTCCGGCGGGTGTGGGTCCAGATCGTCGTGTACGAGTCGGACCTGGAATTCGTCCAGGTCGGCCAGCCCGTCCGCGTTACGGCCCGGAGTTATCCGGATCGGGCGTGGACGGGCGTCGTCGACTACGTCTATCCCGACGTGGACCCCCAGACCCGGACCGTCAAGGTCCGGTTGAGCCTACCGAACCCGGGCTACGTCCTGAAGCCCGGCATGTACGTGGACGCCGAGCTCCAGCGGGACCTGGGCGAACGACTCGTCGTCCCGGCCGAGGCCGTCATCGATACGGGCGTCCGTCAGTACGTCTTCGTCGTCCGGGAGGGCCACTACTTTGAGCCCCGGCCGATTCGCACCGGCGCACGGGTCGAGGACGGGTACGTGGTCCTCGAGGGCCTCCAGGAGGGCGACGTCGTCGTGACGTCGGCCCAGTTCCTGATCGACTCGGAGAGCCAACTCAAGGCAGCGTTGGAGGCCTTCACGGCGCACGGGGAACACGGCCGATGA
- the clpP gene encoding ATP-dependent Clp protease proteolytic subunit, translating into MELKGQLIPIVIEQTQRGERAYDIYSRLLRDNIIFLGMPIDDNVANLIVAQILFLEAEDPEKDIHLYINSPGGAITSGLAIYDTMQFVRPDITTYCVGQAASMAAVLLAAGTKGKRYSLPHSRVIIHQPMGGIQGQAVDIEIHAREILRIKQLIVDILAQHTGQKPERIEEDIDRDFIMTATQAKEYGIVDEVISRRGNQRETRK; encoded by the coding sequence ATGGAGCTGAAGGGTCAGTTGATCCCCATCGTCATCGAGCAGACTCAACGCGGCGAACGGGCTTATGACATTTACTCCCGCCTCCTCCGGGACAACATCATCTTCCTGGGCATGCCGATCGACGACAACGTGGCCAACCTCATCGTCGCCCAGATCCTCTTCCTGGAGGCCGAGGACCCCGAAAAGGACATCCATCTTTACATTAACTCGCCCGGCGGGGCCATCACGTCGGGCCTGGCCATCTACGACACGATGCAGTTTGTCCGACCGGACATCACGACCTACTGCGTCGGTCAGGCCGCCAGTATGGCGGCCGTCTTACTGGCGGCGGGCACGAAAGGCAAGCGATACTCGCTTCCCCATTCCCGGGTCATCATCCATCAGCCGATGGGCGGCATCCAAGGCCAGGCCGTGGACATCGAGATTCATGCCCGGGAGATCCTGCGCATCAAGCAATTGATCGTCGACATCCTGGCCCAGCACACGGGTCAAAAGCCCGAGCGCATCGAGGAGGACATCGACCGGGACTTCATCATGACGGCGACCCAGGCCAAGGAGTACGGTATCGTCGACGAGGTCATCTCCCGACGGGGCAACCAACGGGAGACTCGCAAGTAG
- the tig gene encoding Trigger factor, translating to MVEAAQTSYTHELKVQDDFHFQLFITVPWPEVDAKLNEYARELRRIVPMPGYRPGRAPVELIRRVLRKSLEERLRDWFPEVVRRVVQDQQMDVVTDPVLTDYTFIEGQPLVLQCWGTLWPPVSLKPLTAVTLPADLEARWQAEERARIDQEIESLREKQAILQPVTDRGLQAGDTVTLGLKMEDVDTGQAYTNPDGEEVVVTLGSPVLHPAVTYHLEGKRPGDTFTWEMDITLPWESETSAPTSDRPGRTRRVRLSGRIENVYAVELPPVEDLLEQEGFESLDEWRAALRERLAGRLAEEREAWLQGVLVDALIAESPAWPDWLVRSFLQEEVERIVRKQIRAYERLHLWLTHLESIVGEALSSAHRRVARVVALHHFIRSEGLTLSDEEFDQYLAEVARRENRTVESLRAYVEADPTEKAHVFQQALFRKATHVLMERLGLSGGAP from the coding sequence ATGGTTGAGGCCGCTCAGACGTCTTATACCCACGAGCTGAAGGTCCAGGACGACTTTCATTTTCAGCTCTTCATCACGGTGCCCTGGCCGGAGGTCGATGCGAAGCTCAACGAGTACGCTCGGGAGCTCCGCCGGATCGTCCCCATGCCGGGCTATCGTCCCGGCCGGGCGCCTGTCGAACTCATCCGACGGGTCCTTCGCAAGAGTCTGGAGGAGCGTCTCCGCGACTGGTTCCCCGAAGTCGTCCGACGGGTCGTTCAAGACCAACAGATGGACGTCGTGACGGACCCCGTCCTGACGGACTATACCTTTATTGAGGGCCAGCCCCTCGTGCTCCAGTGCTGGGGCACGTTGTGGCCGCCGGTCTCCCTGAAGCCCCTGACGGCGGTGACCCTGCCGGCGGATTTGGAAGCCCGCTGGCAGGCCGAGGAGCGGGCCCGGATCGACCAGGAAATCGAGTCTTTGCGGGAGAAGCAGGCTATCCTTCAGCCCGTGACCGACCGGGGCCTTCAAGCCGGGGACACCGTGACCCTGGGGTTGAAAATGGAAGACGTGGACACGGGTCAGGCGTATACGAATCCGGACGGTGAGGAGGTCGTCGTGACCTTAGGGAGCCCGGTCCTCCATCCGGCCGTGACGTATCACTTAGAGGGCAAGCGTCCGGGCGACACTTTTACGTGGGAGATGGACATCACCCTCCCATGGGAATCGGAGACGTCCGCCCCGACGTCGGACCGACCGGGCCGCACGCGTCGGGTCCGCCTATCCGGCCGTATCGAAAACGTCTACGCCGTGGAGCTCCCGCCTGTCGAGGACCTCTTGGAACAGGAAGGCTTCGAGTCGCTCGACGAGTGGCGGGCGGCCCTGCGGGAGCGGCTGGCCGGCCGGCTCGCCGAGGAGCGGGAGGCCTGGCTTCAGGGTGTCCTCGTGGATGCCCTGATCGCCGAGTCGCCGGCCTGGCCCGACTGGTTAGTCCGTTCCTTCCTCCAGGAGGAGGTCGAGCGGATCGTCCGGAAGCAAATTCGGGCCTACGAACGGCTACACTTGTGGCTCACGCATCTGGAATCTATCGTCGGCGAGGCCCTATCGTCAGCCCACCGACGGGTCGCCCGGGTCGTCGCCCTGCATCATTTCATTCGGTCCGAGGGCCTGACCTTGAGTGATGAGGAATTCGACCAGTACCTGGCCGAGGTCGCCCGTCGGGAGAACCGCACGGTCGAATCCCTCCGAGCTTACGTAGAGGCCGACCCGACGGAGAAGGCCCACGTGTTCCAGCAGGCCCTCTTTCGGAAGGCGACCCACGTCCTGATGGAGCGACTGGGGCTCTCGGGCGGAGCTCCATGA
- the ppdK gene encoding Pyruvate, phosphate dikinase: protein MDRKAKYVYFFGGGQAEGSGQMKDLLGGKGAGLAEMTSLGLPVPPGFTITTEACRIFYENGEQVPDFIWQEVEAHLRRLEEVSGKRFGDPSNPLLVSVRSGAKFSMPGMMDTILNLGMNDAVAEGLARLTGDRRFAMDTYRRFLQMFGSIALGIPKERFHEALEDLKRRRGVRQDVELAADDLAELVETFKAIIQQATGAPFPQDPRAQLRAAVTAVFRSWNNPRAQYYRKIHGIPDDLGTACSVVMMVYGNIGEDSGTGVGFTRNPSTGEKVLYGEFLPNAQGEDVVAGIRTPLPLQELERRLPDVYAQLRDIAEKLERHYRDVQDFEFTVERGRLYMLQTRVGKRTAQAAVRIAVDMVREGLIRPEEAVLRVDPAQVEQLLHPVIDPAVRARHRPVAQGLPASPGAASGRVVFTADEAVARAENGEVVLLVRDETTPDDIHGMHRAVGILTSRGGMTSHAAVVARGMGKPCVVGCEALQIDSRRRELRVGDTVLREGDWLTIDGSTGEVFVGQLPTVEPRISDEFATLLEWADRFRKLGVRANADTPRDAEIAYRFGAQGIGLCRTEHMFFGEDRLPHMVRMIMAATPEERRAALNELLRFQVEDFVGIFRAMQGYPVTIRLLDPPLHEFLPKREELIQEIAELKFRLTRTDDLKAMDALLKALHEKERLLARVNQLYEFNPMLGHRGVRLVITYPEIVEMQTRAIIEAAIRVKRQGLRVAPEIMVPLVSTDTELEQVRRIIETTAERVMEEQGVRVLYQVGTMIEVPRACLVADRIAAYAEFFSFGTNDLTQMTFGFSRDDINKFLPDYLEKKLLPADPFQTLDTEGVGELIRIAIRKGRAARGNLKIGICGEHGGDPASITFCHEVGMNYVSCSPYRVPVARLAAAQAALRAQAVAAEYAASV, encoded by the coding sequence ATGGACCGGAAGGCCAAGTACGTCTACTTCTTCGGGGGCGGTCAGGCGGAGGGCTCGGGCCAGATGAAGGACCTCCTCGGCGGCAAGGGGGCGGGTCTGGCCGAGATGACGAGCCTGGGCCTCCCCGTCCCGCCCGGCTTCACCATCACGACGGAGGCCTGCCGCATCTTTTACGAAAACGGCGAGCAAGTCCCCGATTTCATCTGGCAGGAAGTCGAGGCCCACCTGCGCCGTCTCGAAGAGGTCAGCGGCAAGCGTTTCGGGGACCCCTCGAATCCCCTCCTCGTCTCCGTCCGGTCGGGCGCCAAGTTCTCGATGCCCGGCATGATGGACACGATCCTGAACCTGGGGATGAACGACGCCGTCGCCGAGGGCCTGGCCCGACTGACGGGCGACCGGCGCTTTGCGATGGACACCTACCGGCGGTTCCTTCAAATGTTCGGGAGCATCGCCCTGGGCATCCCGAAGGAAAGGTTCCATGAAGCCCTCGAAGACCTGAAGCGCCGCCGGGGCGTCCGCCAGGACGTCGAGCTGGCGGCCGACGACCTGGCCGAGCTCGTCGAGACCTTCAAGGCTATCATCCAGCAGGCGACGGGGGCGCCCTTCCCGCAAGACCCTCGGGCCCAGCTTCGGGCGGCCGTCACGGCCGTCTTTCGGTCCTGGAATAATCCCCGGGCCCAGTACTACCGGAAAATCCACGGGATTCCCGACGACCTCGGGACGGCCTGTAGCGTCGTCATGATGGTGTACGGCAACATCGGGGAAGATTCGGGGACCGGCGTCGGCTTTACGCGCAATCCCTCGACGGGCGAGAAGGTCCTGTACGGAGAGTTCCTCCCCAATGCCCAGGGCGAGGACGTCGTCGCCGGGATCCGGACGCCCCTGCCCCTGCAAGAATTGGAGCGGCGGCTTCCCGACGTGTACGCCCAGCTCCGGGACATCGCCGAAAAGCTGGAGCGCCACTACCGGGACGTCCAGGACTTCGAGTTCACCGTCGAACGGGGTCGGCTCTACATGCTTCAGACCCGGGTCGGCAAACGCACGGCCCAGGCGGCCGTCCGGATCGCCGTCGACATGGTCCGGGAGGGCCTCATCCGCCCGGAGGAGGCCGTCCTGCGGGTCGACCCGGCCCAGGTCGAACAGCTCCTGCATCCGGTCATCGACCCGGCCGTCCGGGCCCGGCACCGGCCCGTCGCCCAGGGCCTGCCGGCCTCGCCGGGGGCGGCGTCGGGCCGCGTCGTCTTCACGGCCGATGAGGCCGTCGCTCGGGCCGAAAACGGCGAGGTCGTCCTCCTGGTCCGGGACGAGACGACGCCCGACGACATCCACGGGATGCACCGGGCCGTGGGCATCCTGACGAGCCGAGGGGGGATGACAAGCCACGCCGCCGTCGTCGCCCGCGGGATGGGCAAGCCCTGCGTCGTCGGCTGTGAGGCCCTCCAGATCGATTCCCGCCGACGGGAACTCCGGGTCGGGGATACGGTCCTCCGGGAGGGCGACTGGCTGACCATCGACGGCTCGACGGGCGAGGTCTTCGTCGGCCAGCTCCCGACCGTCGAACCCCGCATCAGCGACGAGTTTGCGACCCTCCTCGAGTGGGCCGACCGGTTCCGTAAGCTGGGCGTCCGGGCCAACGCCGATACGCCCCGGGATGCCGAGATCGCCTACCGGTTTGGGGCGCAGGGCATCGGCCTGTGCCGGACCGAGCACATGTTCTTCGGCGAGGACCGTCTGCCCCATATGGTCCGCATGATCATGGCGGCCACGCCGGAGGAACGTCGAGCGGCCTTGAACGAGCTCCTTCGCTTTCAGGTCGAGGACTTCGTCGGCATCTTCCGGGCCATGCAGGGCTACCCCGTCACGATCCGGCTCCTCGACCCGCCTCTCCATGAGTTCCTGCCCAAGCGGGAGGAACTGATTCAGGAAATCGCCGAGCTGAAGTTCCGCCTGACACGGACCGACGACCTCAAGGCGATGGATGCCCTCTTGAAGGCACTTCACGAGAAAGAGCGACTCCTGGCCCGTGTGAACCAGCTCTACGAGTTCAACCCCATGTTGGGCCACCGGGGCGTGCGTCTGGTCATCACGTACCCCGAGATCGTCGAGATGCAGACGCGCGCCATCATCGAGGCGGCCATCCGGGTCAAGCGCCAGGGCCTGCGGGTGGCGCCCGAAATCATGGTTCCCCTCGTCAGCACGGACACGGAGCTCGAGCAAGTCCGGCGGATCATCGAGACGACGGCCGAACGGGTCATGGAAGAGCAGGGCGTCCGGGTCCTCTATCAGGTCGGGACGATGATCGAGGTCCCTCGCGCCTGCCTCGTCGCCGACCGTATCGCCGCCTACGCCGAGTTCTTCTCCTTCGGGACCAACGACCTGACCCAGATGACCTTCGGCTTCTCTCGGGACGACATCAACAAGTTCCTGCCCGACTACTTGGAGAAAAAGCTCCTGCCGGCCGACCCGTTCCAGACGTTGGACACGGAGGGCGTCGGGGAGCTCATCCGGATCGCCATCCGCAAGGGACGCGCGGCCCGGGGGAACCTGAAGATCGGCATCTGCGGCGAGCACGGCGGGGACCCGGCGTCCATCACCTTCTGTCATGAGGTCGGCATGAACTACGTGAGCTGTTCGCCGTACCGGGTCCCGGTCGCCCGTCTGGCGGCGGCCCAGGCGGCCCTGCGGGCCCAGGCCGTGGCGGCCGAATACGCCGCCTCCGTGTGA
- the clcD gene encoding Carboxymethylenebutenolidase: protein MTSKWLLIGGLLGVLGAVRAGAGETVRYPSGPDTVSAYLARPEGDGPFPALILIHEWWGLNDWVRENADEFARRGYVALAVDLYRGRVTQDPTEARELSRGLPEERALQDLKAALDYLQGRPDVRKDRIGVTGWCMGGGYALRLALADARIRAVNINYGRLVFDEDRLRGLTAELLGIFAEQDRGIPPADVQKFEGLLQRLGKKAEIHVYPGVGHAFMTGVPRNIAVVGRTLTPREQATVEAWSRIFAFFDRTLKE from the coding sequence ATGACAAGCAAGTGGCTTCTGATCGGTGGACTCCTGGGGGTCCTCGGGGCGGTCCGAGCCGGGGCTGGCGAGACCGTCCGCTACCCGAGCGGCCCGGATACCGTCTCGGCGTACCTGGCCCGGCCCGAAGGAGACGGCCCTTTCCCGGCCCTCATCTTGATTCACGAGTGGTGGGGTCTCAACGACTGGGTCCGGGAAAATGCCGATGAATTCGCCCGTCGGGGTTACGTCGCCCTGGCCGTGGACCTCTACCGGGGACGGGTCACTCAGGACCCGACGGAGGCGCGTGAGCTCTCCCGGGGTCTGCCCGAAGAGCGAGCCCTTCAGGACCTGAAGGCCGCCCTGGACTACCTTCAGGGCCGACCCGACGTCCGCAAAGACCGCATCGGCGTGACGGGGTGGTGTATGGGCGGGGGCTATGCCCTGCGGCTGGCCCTGGCGGACGCTCGGATCCGGGCTGTGAACATCAACTACGGACGCCTCGTCTTCGACGAGGACCGCCTGCGGGGCCTTACGGCCGAACTCCTCGGCATCTTCGCGGAGCAGGACCGGGGGATTCCGCCGGCCGACGTCCAGAAGTTCGAGGGCCTGCTCCAACGGTTGGGCAAGAAGGCCGAAATTCACGTCTACCCCGGCGTCGGCCACGCCTTCATGACGGGCGTCCCGAGGAACATCGCTGTCGTCGGTCGGACCCTCACGCCCCGCGAGCAGGCGACCGTCGAGGCGTGGTCCCGCATCTTCGCCTTCTTTGACCGAACACTGAAGGAGTAA